From a single Apostichopus japonicus isolate 1M-3 chromosome 12, ASM3797524v1, whole genome shotgun sequence genomic region:
- the LOC139977855 gene encoding uncharacterized protein isoform X2 gives MDILSQICGYCSILFCLFFSFADFVAAVVSTNETVAVGNLVSLACAVGALDHTVWAVKRNESPPKALSLSDQIFDNKNMELTIASISDSGSFSYNLLILNASQDMEGYYNCVEGGVTKSTVFLSVEVPPIVTLKVDNRSHDINNGTASINVKLDQDITIQCVAEGGKPLVSLGWEINGNPEIHGIAVNETFHAVISTLHYRPKEGDTVISCTTSGQIAIPDIRRQTSLNIVYKPRCISQFINDFFTCHCTSNPAANVTILINGSHNVYSQTVTLNFQYPVNLSCLAINSIGKTTTEAELFLPNVNHSIPDKPRCISQIINDFFTCHCTSNPAANVIILINGSHNVYSQTVTLNFHYPVNLSCLAINSIGKTTTEAELFLPNVNHSIPDVYDSTTVLPKQLTSLYTIGIPICSMGFLLACFLVFTYMFLWRKVSRNLRRNQSVISSHPMKVLDKGPSDIDQSINQKGGRREELPEIPVDEDNSQNSHHSEGNEPNYYSTADAIAGNDARMLSEKDISINMKIKMGNIYQRWIGSVNLFKETNKCVVITTMSEKLIRKKNIHWEAFIRKCLELPASNHLAKIEAISIQSSKLFLISEHLNCENLHSVLSRDTKDKGDYYCCSSLSVPDVIKHVAGVLEGMDVLKTFGFLHPGLTTKKVLLTKEGQVKLFDFCLAGDAPKIAALKKAQVPTVTLNQFPPEMLLLNHYTETSDVWSTAVVIWEIMAAGNPPFPVNKEVTSVSGEATTPSAPWPEKYLQIKDKILFDCWNHNSSLRPSIHHLRGTFVAIFEKLIADSFYEIPIPTTYLPMRAPDTAQPSYAEHIYHAAM, from the exons ACTTTGTGGCCGCAGTCGTTTCTACAAACGAGACGGTTGCAGTGGGCAATTTAGTGTCCCTTGCATGTGCTGTTGGTGCACTAGATCATACCGTATGGGCAGTAAAGAGAAACGAAAGTCCACCCAAAGCACTATCACTGAGTGACCAGATCTTTGATAATAAGAATATGGAACTGACCATTGCTTCCATCTCTGATTCTGGTTCATTTTCTTACAATCTCCTCATCCTGAACGCATCTCAAGATATGGAAGGATATTACAACTGCGTGGAAGGAGGGGTGACCAAATCGACGGTCTTTCTTAGCGTGGAAG TTCCTCCAATTGTGACATTAAAAGTTGATAACCGGAGTCACGATATCAATAATGGCACAGCCAGCATTAATGTAAAATTGGACCAAGATATCACCATCCAATGTGTAGCAGAGGGAGGGAAGCCTCTTGTTTCTCTTGGGTGGGAGATAAATGGGAATCCAGAAATTCACGGCATCGCCGTAAACGAAACATTTCATGCGGTCATTAGTACACTCCACTATAGACCGAAAGAGGGTGATACAGTGATATCATGCACAACAAGTGGACAAATAGCAATACCAGACATCAGGCGTCAAACTAGTTTAAACATTGTGT acAAACCACGCTGCATAAGCCAGTTCATTAACGACTTCTTCACATGTCACTGTACATCGAATCCAGCAGCTAATGTCACCATCCTAATTAATGGCTCACACAACGTGTATAGTCAAACAGTAACACTAAATTTTCAGTATCCTGTAAATTTATCCTGTTTGGCGATCAATAGTATCGGCAAAACGACAACAGAGGCTGAATTATTTCTTCCAAATGTTAACCATAGTATACCTG acAAACCACGCTGCATAAGCCAGATCATTAACGACTTCTTCACATGTCACTGTACATCGAATCCAGCAGCTAATGTCATCATCCTAATTAATGGCTCACACAACGTGTATAGTCAAACAGTAACACtaaattttcattatcctgtaaaTTTATCCTGTTTGGCGATCAATAGTATCGGCAAAACGACAACAGAGGCTGAATTATTTCTTCCAAATGTTAACCATAGTATACCTG ATGTTTATGACTCAACCACCGTCTTACCAAAGCAACTTACAAGTCTCTACACTATTGGCATACCTATTTGTTCCATGGGTTTTCTGTTagcatgttttcttgttttcactTATATGTTTTTATGGAGGAAAG TGTCAAGAAACCTACGAAG AAACCAGAGTGTCATCTCAAGTCATCCAATGAAAGTACTTGATAAAGGACCCTCAGATATCGATCAATCAA TCAATCAAAAAGGAGGAAG AAGGGAAGAATTACCAGAGATACCTGTTGACGAGGACAACTCGCAGAACTCGCACCATTCTGAAGGGAATGAACCTA ATTACTATTCTACAGCAGATGCGATTGCAGGTAATGATGCCCGGATGTTGAGTGAGAAAGATATTTCCATcaacatgaaaattaaaatggGAAACATCTACCAAAGATGGATAGGATCTGTTAATCTTTTTAAGGAGACCAATAAGTGTGTTGTAATAACAACAATGTCAG AAAAGCTcattagaaagaaaaatattcattGGGAGGCTTTCATCAGAAAATGTCTCGAGTTGCCAGCATCGAACCATCTAGCTAAGATTGAAGCAATATCTATCCAAAGCA gtAAACTGTTCCTTATAAGTGAGCATCTCAACTGTGAAAATCTGCATAGCGTCTTGTCACGTGATACTAAAGATAAAGGAGACTACTATTGTTGTAGTTCATTGTCAGttcctgacgtcatcaaacacgtAGCTGGAGTATTGGAAGGAATGGACGTGCTTAAGACATTCGGG TTCCTCCACCCTGGCTTAACAACCAAAAAGGTGTTACTAACCAAGGAAGGACAGGTTAAATTATTTGACTTCTGTCTTGCCGGCGATGCACCAAAAATAGCTGCTCTTAAGAAAGCACAG gtTCCTACGGTAACTTTGAACCAATTTCCACCTGAAATGTTACTGTTGAATCATTATACAGAAACCAGTGACGTGTGGTCTACAGCAGTAGTAATATGGGAGATTATGGCAGCTG GAAACCCACCATTTCCTGTCAACAAGGAAGTTACTAGTGTTAGCGGAGAAGCGACCACACCATCAGCACCATGGCCGGAGAAGTACTTGCAGATAAA AGATAAAATCTTGTTCGATTGCTGGAATCATAACTCTTCTCTTAGACCTTCCATTCATCATCTGAGGGGAACATTCGTAGCT ATATTTGAAAAACTAATCGCGGACAGTTTTTATGAGATACCGATACCTACGACGTATCTACCTATGAGAGCCCCTGATACCGCTCAACCTTCCTATGCAGAACACATCTACCATGCTGCAATGTGA